The sequence CTGGTGGCGCGGCTGTACTTGGAGTGGAGGTGGAGGTCGGCGATGACCCGCATGGGGAGGTCTTAGACGGCTGCCGGGTCTGCTCCTACCCCGGCACCCGTCCCTCGCCGCCCGCTGCCAGGAGGCCGCGGACCAGGGCGCGCAGGACCAGCGGGGCCAGCGGCAGCTCCCGCCACGACTGCAGGACCCGCCGGCTGAGCGGGCCGAGGAGGCGCGACTGGTACTGGGTGTCCCCGTGCTCTTCGACCACGTGCCGTAGCCAGGGGTCGCGCGCCAGGGCGCGCACCAGGCGGGAGAGGTCTTCATCCGGCAAGGCGTTGAGCAGGCGGCGCACCACGGCGGTAAAGGCCAGCTCCCGCCCGAAACGCCGCCTCCACGCCCGCTCGTACCTGCGCTGGGCGGCGCCGTCGCCTCCCAGCAGCTCACGCGCCGCCTCCCCGGCCAGCCGTCCCGCCACCAGGGCGAAGTAGATGCCCCCGCCGGAGGTGGCCTTGACGTGCCCGGCCGCGTCGCCGGCCAGAAGCAGTCCCGGAGCGTAGGAGGGTGTGGGTCGGCCCAGCAGCGGGATACGGCCCGCCAGCCTGCGGACGGTGCGCGCTCCGCGCACGCGGCGGGAGACGACGGGGTGGTCGGCCAGCAGCCGCTCCAGGTAGTAGACGGGTGGCCGGGCCGTCATTCGGGGGTCTACGCACAGGCCCACGCGACCGCTCCCTTCCCCCGTGGGCATGATCCAGGCGAAGAACCCCGGTGCCCACTCCCGGCCGAAGTAGAGCTCGGGGGCATCAGCGGCTTCCAGATGCAGACCTTCCATTTCGTACTGCAGCCCGTGGACGACCAGGCGGTGCCGCGACAGCCCCAGCGTCTGGGGCAGTAGCGCGCGCGCTCCCTCCGCGTCCACCACCAGGGGGGCGCGGAAGGCCAGTGGGCGCCCACGCCGCTCAACTTCTACCCTCACCAGGCTGTTCTCGCGGGTGCCGCGCCGCGCCCTCGCCTCCAGGATGACCTCCGCCCCGGCGGCCTGGGCCTGGGCCACCAGCCAGCGGTCAAAGCGGTCGCGGTCCACCACGTGGGAGTCGACCACCGCCCGCCGGACTGTGGCAGCCGTCCCGTCGGGGGCATAGAGCGTGGCCGCACGCAGCGAGGTGCGCACCAGTGACAGAGGCAGGTCGAATTCCCGGAAGGCGTGCACCGAAAGCTTGCCGCTGCAGTGGGGGGGCGCGCCGACGGCGCTGTGCTCCTCCAGGAGCAGGGTGCGGAGCCCTGCGCGGGCCGTCGTCCAGGCGGCCATCCCTCCCGCCGGCCCGCCGCCAACGACGATCACGTCCCAACGGTGGGAAGGCGCGCTCATTCGAAGCTGAACCGCCAGATCCCGAAACTGAAGAACGCACCGGCAAAGCCGGCCAGGGCACCCACCTTGGGCAGGACCTCCCTGAATCCGTATCCCCGTACCAGCACATCCTGGTAGGCTCCCAGAGCCCAGGCGTGGAGGGCGACCAGCCCCGCGGTGCGGATTGCCGTGGCCGCTGCGGCCAGGCTCACCGCAACCAGCCCGACCGGTGAAGAGCCCAGGCTCATGCCGAACAGCAGCCTGGCCGCTCCCAGCATGATGGCAATCTGGAGCAGGTTGATGAGGTAGTACGCCACCAGTTTGCCGGCCAGCAGAGTCGCCCGCGCTATCGGGGCGGCGAGCAGGCGCCGGAAGGTGCCCTCTCGCTTCTCCCGGAGAAACGAGGAGCCAAGCAGGCTGACGACGCAGAAGATCCCGAAGATGGTATAGCCGGGCACGTTCTGCTGGAAGGTATCCGGGAACTTCACCACCCGCATTCCCACCGGCGCTCTTCGCTCCACCGTAAAGAGCAGGTCGATCCTCTTTGGCATCACAGCGGCGTAGGTGCTCCGCTCCAGCAGCCCCTGCAGGGTTCCCAGGACGGGATCCACGAACCGGCTGGAAGTGGAAGGGTCCCCTCCCAGATCGTCTCCACCTGGAAGGCCCTCATCTGGTCCGGCTGGCGGAGGATGCTGGCCGCCAGGCTCCCGCGGTCCTGGTTCACGGCCAGGAGCCGAATGGGGCGGTCTCCATCGGAGCGGAAGAGGCCGGCCAGGGCGAAGCTCATCACCACGATGAACATGAGGGGAAAAAGATCAGGGCCACAGCCCCCGGGTCCTTGAAGAATATCTTGAGGTCCTTCCAGGTAAGCGCCAGGATCTGTTGCGGCACGTCGCCCTACCTCACTAATCCCGCAAACGCCTTCCCGTCAGGTGCAGGAAGACGCTCTCCAGGTTGGACTCAAGCGCCTCCAGGGAGAGGATGAGGTACCGTTCGAGCTGCACCCGCATGCCACACCCTCCATGGCGCGGGCCGGCCGCAACCGTCAACCACTCCGGCCCCGCGGCCCTCATTATCGGGCGCCTGGAATATGTCAGCAAGGTGGGAAGCCTCGGACCCGCCCGCTGGAAATGACCCTGATGTCCTGGTACCGTGAACACGAAGATGTTCTACGGACGTCATGTGGTGCTGATCCTCCCGGCGCTGCTGGCCGCTCTGGAACTTGCCGCCGGCGGCGCTGAGCCTCTGTTCAAGAAGGGCACGCTGACGCTGCTAGTCCCGGGGAAGCGGGTGGTCCTGCAGGTGGAGGTGGCCGACACCCCCGCCGCCCGGGCGCAGGGGCTGATGTTCCGCCGCAGCCTGCCGGAGAGCGCGGGGATGCTCTTCGTCTTCGAGACGGAGGGCCGCTGGGGCTTCTGGATGAAGAACACCTTGATCCCTCTCTCGGTCGCCTTCATCGACCGCCACTGGAAGATCGTGGACATACAGGACATGGCCGTCGCTCCTGATCCCCGGGCGGGACCGTTTACCATCTACGAGGCGCGGGCGCCCGCGCGCTACGCCCTGGAGGTGCGACAGGGACTCTTCCTCAAGCATGGCGTCACCGTGGGCACCCGGGTGATCTTCCGCCGCCATGAGTGAGACCACGCTGCCGCGCAGCGAGCCGGCCCCCGAGCGGCGCGAGGAGACCCTTCTGGCGCGGCTGCGGCGGAAGGAGGCCGAGCTGGCCGCTCTGCGGGAGATCAGCCGCGCCATCGGTGCGGCCCTGGACCTGGACACCACCCTGGCGCTGGTCACCCGTAAGACGGCGGAGGTCACGGGGATGGACTCCTGCTCTGTATACCTCCTGGACCCGGCGGGGGAATTCCTGGTGCTGCGGGCCACCACCGGGCTGGCCCAGGAGGCCATCGGCCGGGCGCGGCTGCGCTGGGGGGAGGGGATGACCGGATGGGCGGCCAGCCACGCTGCTCCCGCGGTCAGCAGCGACGCCGCCCAGGATCCCCGCTTCGTCTACCTGCCCGAGACGCGCGAGCTAGCCTTCCGCTCCCTGGCCGCCGTGCCGCTGCAGAGCGGGGGGCGGGTGCTGGGCGCGATGAACGTGCAGACACGGGCCGTCCACGAGTACAGCCCCGAGGAGATCGACCTGCTCTCCACCATCGCCGATCTGGTGGCGGGGGCCATCGAGAAAGCGGCGCTGTACGACAGTATGCGCCGCCAGATCGGAGAGCTCTCCACCCTGGCCGAGGCCAGTAAGACCCTCACCGCGCCCCTGTACCTGGAGGAGATGCTGCGCCTGATCGCCGAGATGGCCACGCGGCTGATGCGCGCCGCCGCATGCGTCATTTACCTGCTGGACCAGGAGAGCGACCGGCTGGTGCCCGCTGCCGCCCACGGAGGCGACGGCGGGACGGAGAGGGACGGGGAGGCCCTGCTGGCCGGGCTGGCCGAGGAGGCGGTGCGCACCGGCCGGCCGCTGGCTCTGGCCGACGTCCGGGAGCGGGCACCACAGGCCCTCCCCCGCGCCGCCCTGGCCGTTCCCCTCACGGTACGGGGCAAGACCATCGGCGCCTTCCTGGCCGCGCGGAGCCGGGTGCACCAGTGGACCGCAGAGGAGGTGGAGCGCCTGTCCACGCTGGCCCACCAGACCGCCCTGGCCATCGAGAACAGCACTCTGGTGGTGCGTTCCGCCCTGGTGCGGGAGATGCACCACCGGGTGAAGAACAACCTGCAGACCATCGCCATGCTGCTGCGGCTGCAGCTCCGGGGAGACCGGCCGGTGAGCGGCCGGGAGGTGCTCACCGAGACTGTCAACCGCATCCTCAGCATCGCCGCCGTCCACGAAATCCTCTCCGTGGAGGGCTTCCGCATGGTCAACGTCCGCCACCTGGTGGAGCGGGTGGCCCGCTCTGCCGTGGAGAACATGCTTCCCGCTTCCTCCGACATCACCGTGGACGTGGCCGGAGATGACCTCTACCTCCCCTCGCAGCAGGCCACCTCACTGGCCCTGGCAGTGAACGAACTGGTGCAGAACGCCGTGGAGCACGCCTTCCCTGGCCGGGCCCGGGGAAAGATCAGCATCCGCCTGGGGCGCCACGAGGAGCAGTGCTTCCTGGAGGTGCAGGACGACGGGGTGGGGCTGCAGCCGCGGGAGGCGGAGGAAGAGACCCTGGGGCTGCAGATCGTCCGCGCCCTGGCCACCGAAGACCTGCGGGGCACCTTCACCCTGGAGAGCGGGCAGGGGACACGCGTCCTCATCGCCTTCCCTCGACCGCAGACGCCGTGAGCCTGCGCATCGTCATCGCCGACGACGAGGCCGTGATCCGCATGGGGTTACGGGCCATGCTGCAGGAGCGGGGCTACCGCGTGGTGGGGGAGGCGGGGGACGGGCGGCGGTTGCTGGAGCTGGTGGAACGGCTCCGCCCTGATCTGGTCTTCCTGGACATCAAGATGCCGGGACTGGACGGGCTCGCCGCGGCGGAGCGGCTGGCCCAGACGTACCGCCTCCCGGTGATCGTCCTCACCGCCTACGGCGACCGCGACCTGGTGGAAAGGGCGCGGCAGGCCGGGGTCATGGGCTACCTGATGAAGCCGTTGCGAGAGACGGACCTGCAGCCGGCTATCGAGGTGGCCCTGGCCCGCTT comes from Armatimonadota bacterium and encodes:
- a CDS encoding NAD(P)/FAD-dependent oxidoreductase, translated to MSAPSHRWDVIVVGGGPAGGMAAWTTARAGLRTLLLEEHSAVGAPPHCSGKLSVHAFREFDLPLSLVRTSLRAATLYAPDGTAATVRRAVVDSHVVDRDRFDRWLVAQAQAAGAEVILEARARRGTRENSLVRVEVERRGRPLAFRAPLVVDAEGARALLPQTLGLSRHRLVVHGLQYEMEGLHLEAADAPELYFGREWAPGFFAWIMPTGEGSGRVGLCVDPRMTARPPVYYLERLLADHPVVSRRVRGARTVRRLAGRIPLLGRPTPSYAPGLLLAGDAAGHVKATSGGGIYFALVAGRLAGEAARELLGGDGAAQRRYERAWRRRFGRELAFTAVVRRLLNALPDEDLSRLVRALARDPWLRHVVEEHGDTQYQSRLLGPLSRRVLQSWRELPLAPLVLRALVRGLLAAGGEGRVPG
- a CDS encoding ABC transporter permease; amino-acid sequence: MDPVLGTLQGLLERSTYAAVMPKRIDLLFTVERRAPVGMRVVKFPDTFQQNVPGYTIFGIFCVVSLLGSSFLREKREGTFRRLLAAPIARATLLAGKLVAYYLINLLQIAIMLGAARLLFGMSLGSSPVGLVAVSLAAAATAIRTAGLVALHAWALGAYQDVLVRGYGFREVLPKVGALAGFAGAFFSFGIWRFSFE
- a CDS encoding DUF192 domain-containing protein — protein: MNTKMFYGRHVVLILPALLAALELAAGGAEPLFKKGTLTLLVPGKRVVLQVEVADTPAARAQGLMFRRSLPESAGMLFVFETEGRWGFWMKNTLIPLSVAFIDRHWKIVDIQDMAVAPDPRAGPFTIYEARAPARYALEVRQGLFLKHGVTVGTRVIFRRHE
- a CDS encoding GAF domain-containing protein, coding for MSETTLPRSEPAPERREETLLARLRRKEAELAALREISRAIGAALDLDTTLALVTRKTAEVTGMDSCSVYLLDPAGEFLVLRATTGLAQEAIGRARLRWGEGMTGWAASHAAPAVSSDAAQDPRFVYLPETRELAFRSLAAVPLQSGGRVLGAMNVQTRAVHEYSPEEIDLLSTIADLVAGAIEKAALYDSMRRQIGELSTLAEASKTLTAPLYLEEMLRLIAEMATRLMRAAACVIYLLDQESDRLVPAAAHGGDGGTERDGEALLAGLAEEAVRTGRPLALADVRERAPQALPRAALAVPLTVRGKTIGAFLAARSRVHQWTAEEVERLSTLAHQTALAIENSTLVVRSALVREMHHRVKNNLQTIAMLLRLQLRGDRPVSGREVLTETVNRILSIAAVHEILSVEGFRMVNVRHLVERVARSAVENMLPASSDITVDVAGDDLYLPSQQATSLALAVNELVQNAVEHAFPGRARGKISIRLGRHEEQCFLEVQDDGVGLQPREAEEETLGLQIVRALATEDLRGTFTLESGQGTRVLIAFPRPQTP
- a CDS encoding response regulator translates to MSLRIVIADDEAVIRMGLRAMLQERGYRVVGEAGDGRRLLELVERLRPDLVFLDIKMPGLDGLAAAERLAQTYRLPVIVLTAYGDRDLVERARQAGVMGYLMKPLRETDLQPAIEVALARFRDLQALAEEVSGLQETLEVRKLVERAKGALMQRLGLAEEEAYRRIQRASRDTRRPMKEIARRIVEGEDLP